Genomic DNA from Schistosoma haematobium chromosome 1, whole genome shotgun sequence:
CTTCTTTATCCACCAAACACACTATTCAGGTGTGATACAACTCCAAAACATACAGCCTCACACTCTCTCAAAACTGAAACCGAAATTGAGCACTCGCGGTCAGTTCGGGTGTTTTGGTCCGAAACAATGGCGAGTGCTGTACGCAAGAAACTTGTTATTGTTGGAGATGGTGCATGCGGAAAAACTTGTTTACTTATTGTATTCAGCAAAGACCAATTTCCCAAAGTATATGTCCCTACTGTATTCGAAAACTATGTTGCAGATATCGAAGTTGATAACAGACAAGTAGGTGTATATGTACTTATTATATGTGGCAGGTTGAATTAGCTCTTTGGGACACTGCTGGCCAAGAAGATTATGATAGGTTACGGCCACTTTCTTATCCTGATACGGATGTAGTTCTGTTGTGTTATAGTATTGATTCTCCTGATAGTTTCGAAAACATTCCTGAAAAATGGTTGCCAGAAGTAGATATCACGAGTTCATAAATCCTATTATAGATCCGGCATTTTTGTCCTGATGTTCCCATTATCTTAGTTGGAAACAAAAAAGACTTACGACATGATGAGGCTACGAAGAATGAGCTTCA
This window encodes:
- the RHO1_5 gene encoding GTP-binding protein Rho1 (EggNog:ENOG410V9QN~COG:S), which translates into the protein MASAVRKKLVIVGDGACGKTCLLIVFSKDQFPKVYVPTVFENYVADIEVDNRQVELALWDTAGQEDYDRLRPLSYPDTDVVLLCYSIDSPDSFENIPEKWLPEIRHFCPDVPIILVGNKKDLRHDEATKNELHRTKQLPVTFNEGKEMAENINAYAFFECSAKTKEGVSDVFVAATRAALNSAKKKRRKCDLI
- the RHO1_5 gene encoding GTP-binding protein Rho1, variant 2 (EggNog:ENOG41KOG0393~COG:Z); the encoded protein is MASAVRKKLVIVGDGACGKTCLLIVFSKDQFPKVYVPTVFENYVADIEVDNRQVELALWDTAGQEDYDRLRPLSYPDTDVVLLCYSIDSPDSFENIPEKWLPEVDITSS